The genomic DNA TTCGGCAGAGCGAGCCTGCCCCTGCTGCGCAAGCGAGTCCTGCTCACCGCTGAGGGCCTACGGTCCCAAGCCACCCGCGTATGAGCGCCGGCGGCGCCCACGTCCGGGCGCCGCCGCCGTCTGCTCATGTCTGGGTGCGGTAGCGCAGGTACACCACGCCGTTGCCGAACCGGCGCTCGTCCAGCAGTTCGAGCTGAAGCCGGGCCCGGTTGGGGAGGAAGTGCTTGCCGCCGCCCACCACGACGGGCCAGACGAACAGGTGGTACTCGTCCACCAGCCCGGCTGTGATCGCATGGGCGCCGAGGGTGGGACCGCCCACGGTGAAGTCACGCTCGGCTGCCGCCTTCAGTTGCCGGACCGCTTCGGGGTCGAAGTCCCGTTCGATCCGCGTCCTGGTGGTGGAGGCCGCCTCCAGCGTCCTGGAGTACACGACCTTGTCGGCCGACTGCCAGATCTCCGCGAACTCCCGCGCGGCGGGCGACTGGGGCGCGGCGGCGGGGTCGGTCTCCCAGACGTGCATCAGCTCGTACATCCGGCGCCCGTACAGGTAGGTGCCGACCGGCCGCTCCAGGTCGTTGACGAAGGAGAAGAACTCCTCGTCTGGTGCCGCCCAGTCGAACTTGCCGTCCTCGTCGGCGATGTACCCGTCAAGTGACACATTCAACACATAGATCAGCTTGGCCATGGCGAGCCTTCCTCGAGGTTTGGAGCTGCACGACCGTCCGTCAGCACCCTACGTCGCGGCTGTGTCACCGCCAGGCAACCCTCGCCGACGCTGTCT from Actinomycetes bacterium includes the following:
- a CDS encoding dihydrofolate reductase family protein, coding for MAKLIYVLNVSLDGYIADEDGKFDWAAPDEEFFSFVNDLERPVGTYLYGRRMYELMHVWETDPAAAPQSPAAREFAEIWQSADKVVYSRTLEAASTTRTRIERDFDPEAVRQLKAAAERDFTVGGPTLGAHAITAGLVDEYHLFVWPVVVGGGKHFLPNRARLQLELLDERRFGNGVVYLRYRTQT